One Capsicum annuum cultivar UCD-10X-F1 chromosome 2, UCD10Xv1.1, whole genome shotgun sequence genomic window carries:
- the LOC107859720 gene encoding uncharacterized protein LOC107859720 — translation MLQSLYKCQRNLCAKIRKTSLFVQFVSTSCGSHIPTDASKSLINLRHKKSHSLSKIDLTTKAQLVQLDTAKCSKVSALIEFLRNHGFSEAQTKKLIRIRPQLLGSKLGKTLNPKLKFLQSIGFSEDERNNIVCCNPSILFSSIEKQLTPSFDSLKIFMGSKLQAMTVIKRSPRIFNNIPRSLKRTVHVLHQLGIPDSQLPEFISKAPIVLSINPKKMSTVGLRLKEMGFDVTSPAFRAAFAAMSLLSHSKMESKLETYRSMGFSDDEILNIFRSQPTCMFYSEDSIRRIVAFYVDRLHWSLSYLSQKPVFLLRSLERRVIPRCSVMQVLWSRGIISEVGKLSSILMVSEKEFLQKYVTKYEAEVPDLQAAYHGKLMFNEYSFHLHEIRQIPMSKGSSPKAEAA, via the coding sequence ATGCTTCAGTCTCTCTATAAATGCCAAAGAAACTTATGTGCAAAGATCAGGAAAACCAGCCTTTTCGTGCAGTTTGTGTCAACCAGCTGTGGCAGCCACATCCCAACTGATGCGAGCAAGTCACTCATTAATTTGCGTCACAAGAAGTCACATAGTTTATCAAAAATAGATCTCACTACTAAAGCACAACTAGTCCAATTAGATACTGCTAAATGTTCAAAAGTTTCAGCTTTGATTGAGTTCTTGCGAAACCATGGGTTTTCTGAAGCCCAGACAAAGAAACTAATTAGAATACGCCCTCAATTACTAGGATCGAAGCTGGGGAAAACCCTAAATCCCAAGTTGAAGTTCTTGCAATCAATTGGCTTTTCTGAAGATGAACGCAATAATATTGTCTGTTGTAACCCCAGCATACTCTTCAGTAGCATAGAAAAACAACTGACTCCATCCTTTGATTCCCTGAAGATTTTCATGGGTAGTAAACTGCAAGCAATGACTGTCATCAAACGAAGTCCACGTATCTTTAATAATATCCCTCGTAGTTTGAAGCGGACTGTACATGTATTGCACCAACTTGGTATTCCTGATTCTCAACTTCCAGAGTTTATTTCAAAAGCTCCTATTGTCTTGTCTATAAATCCCAAAAAGATGAGTACGGTTGGCTTGAGACTGAAGGAAATGGGGTTTGATGTTACTTCTCCAGCATTTAGGGCAGCTTTTGCTGCAATGTCTCTACTCAGTCATTCCAAAATGGAAAGTAAACTGGAAACCTACAGAAGTATGGGCTTTTCAGATGACGAGATCCTCAATATTTTCAGATCGCAGCCAACTTGCATGTTTTATTCTGAGGATAGTATCAGGCGGATTGTGGCATTCTATGTTGATAGACTCCATTGGAGCCTGTCATACTTGTCGCAAAAACCGGTCTTTCTATTGCGCAGTCTGGAGAGAAGGGTTATTCCAAGGTGTTCTGTCATGCAAGTTTTGTGGTCAAGAGGCATTATCTCAGAAGTTGGCAAGCTATCCTCAATACTAATGGTTAGTGAAAAGGAGTTCTTACAGAAGTATGTAACTAAATATGAAGCAGAAGTTCCTGACCTTCAAGCTGCCTACCATGGCAAACTTATGTTCAATGAGTACAGCTTTCATTTGCACGAAATTCGTCAGATTCCAATGTCGAAGGGATCATCTCCTAAAGCTGAAGCAGCTTAG
- the LOC107859718 gene encoding 40S ribosomal protein S15, with amino-acid sequence MADVEGDVATGQPKKRTFKKFSYRGVDLDALLDMSTDELVKLFPARPRRRFQRGLKRKPMALIKKLRKAKREAPPGEKPEVVRTHLRNMVIVPEMIGSVIGIYNGKTFNQIEVKPEMISHYLAEFSISYKPVKHGRPGIGATHSSRFIPLK; translated from the exons ATG GCGGACGTTGAAGGTGATGTTGCGACAGGACAGCCAAAGAAGAGAACGTTTAAGAAGTTCAGTTACAGAGGAGTGGATCTCGATGCTCTTCTTGATATGTCTACTGATGAGCTTGTTAAGCTCTTCCCTGCTCGTCCTCGTAGAAG GTTCCAGAGGGGTTTAAAGAGGAAGCCTATGGCTTTGATCAAGAAGCTGCGCAAGGCG AAACGTGAGGCCCCACCAGGTGAGAAGCCCGAGGTTGTGAGAACACATTTGAGGAACATGGTCATCGTACCTGAGATGATTGGAAGCGTTATTGGAATCTACAATGGAAAAACATTCAACCAAATTGAGGTCAAGCCTGAAATGATTAGTCACTACTTAGCTGAGTTCTCCATCTCATACAAGCCTGTCAAGCACGGTAGGCCCGGTATTGGTGCTACTCACTCATCAAGGTTTATTCCATTGAAGTGA
- the LOC107859719 gene encoding uncharacterized protein LOC107859719 has translation MELPVSEKMEFAFPISEKMEVPISDRVKNAWYEWNIQVFLLLSLFLQAISLFLAPIRKRSRNKWLMLLIWLSYLAAEWAPGFVIGLITNTVTAATNSSDVKYHNNILIFWTPFLFLHVGGVDTITAFSLEDNELWIRYVFAFIFQIIASAYLFYLSLSKNNLWPPTLLIFLAGTIKCIERARSQYLATSIKDDVNQSSFTDKPPLCDGPVDATKLKNLDVVQYAYHLFEMYKGLIVDHKFTPDAFEASRKLVRDNIKKGNDAFRVVEAEMYIMYEVFHTKASFLVYSKKKYVAISRSAYWVSLVATLGFFAFVDKGGFRSVDIAVTYALLFGTIILDAVALLIMIFSSYLVVASMLHSPTLGVLVSRPSELVMQIWSRCFPQTLSQYNLISHCLQQRSRVCQKVLNFVGLASFFDELTYVSQVPIPQATRLKHKIFKRATPYSSLPQSQPDPHFYPTDHWAHHFRYPTKSMHKLFHPTSDEEFLIIFHIATELCFHFDEDSSKETSNSITHDTVKDFPIWCKRLSDYVLYLVVFKPSCQQTALEYQSTIEKTLAEAAELFARGNKKTLTDQKKACEEILGLAKNNIISDHMTEDNELLLDESEKGNRSKGSILYRASLLANLLISSQDGNTRWDRLFNVWMERLLEIAKWSSPNFHAQNLGQGGEFLSLVWLLMAHLGSGTQYQVKEGSSLLEPSWLQPFPFLPQYDTE, from the exons ATGGAACTTCCAGTATCAGAGAAAATGGAATTTGCCTTTCcaatatcagagaaaatggaaGTTCCAATATCAGACAGAGTAAAGAATGCTTGGTATGAGTGGAATATCCAAGTATTTCTCCTGTTGAGCCTCTTCCTCCAAGCAATTTCCCTTTTCTTAGCACCAATtagaaaaagatcaagaaataaGTGGCTGATGTTGCTTATTTGGCTCTCCTACCTGGCTGCTGAGTGGGCTCCCGGCTTTGTGATTGGTCTTATTACCAACACTGTCACTGCTGCTACTAATTCTAGTGATGTAAAATATCACAATAATATTCTCATATTTTGGACTCCTTTCCTTTTTTTACACGTTGGTGGTGTTGATACTATTACCGCTTTTTCACTTGAAGATAATGAGTTGTGGATTAGGTATGTTTTTGCCTTCATTTTCCAGATCATTGCCTCTGCTTATctcttttacttgtcactttccAAAAATAATCTCTGGCCTCCCACACTTCTCATTTTTCTTGCTGGAACCATCAAATGCATCGAGCGCGCACGCTCGCAATATCTAGCTACCAGCATCAAGGACGATGTAAATCAGTCTAGTTTTACTGACAAGCCCCCTCTTTGTGATGGTCCTGTTGATGCTACCAAATTAAAGAACTTGGATGTTGTTCAATATGCATATCATTTGTTTGAGATGTATAAAGGTCTTATTGTGGATCATAAATTTACACCAGACGCATTTGAGGCAAGTCGGAAGTTAGTCCGTGACAATATAAAAAAAGGGAATGACGCGTTTAGAGTAGTGGAGGCTGAGATGTACATCATGTACGAGGTCTTTCATACGAAGGCCTCATTTTTAGTCTATTCTAAAAAGAAGTACGTAGCCATCTCCCGTTCAGCCTATTGGGTGTCCTTAGTAGCAACATTGGGTTTTTTTGCGTTCGTGGATAAAGGAGGATTTCGCTCTGTGGATATTGCTGTGACCTATGCTTTGCTCTTTGGTACTATTATTCTGGATGCAGTGGCGCTGCTGATTATGATTTTTTCGTCCTACTTGGTCGTTGCATCCATGTTGCACTCTCCAACTTTAGGCGTTCTGGTAAGTCGTCCCTCAGAACTAGTGATGCAAATTTGGAGTCGATGCTTCCCACAAACTCTGTCTCAGTACAACCTTATAAGCCATTGTCTGCAACAACGTTCAAGGGTATGTCAAAAGGTGTTGAATTTCGTTGGGCTTGCTAGCTTCTTCGACGAGCTAACATATGTATCCCAG GTACCAATCCCGCAAGCTACAAGGCTGAAgcacaaaatatttaaaagggcCACACCATATTCTAGTTTGCCGCAGAGTCAACCAGACCCCCACTTCTATCCTACAGACCACTGGGCTCATCATTTCCGATACCCAACAAAAAGTATGCATAAACTCTTCCATCCAACAAGTGATGAAGAATTTCTCATAATCTTCCACATTGCCACGGAGCTCTGCTTCCATTTTGACGAAGATAGTAGCAAAGAGACCTCCAATTCCATCACGCATGACACTGTGAAAGATTTTCCCATTTGGTGTAAGCGTCTGTCAGACTATGTGTTATACCTTGTTGTATTCAAACCATCCTGCCAGCAGACTGCATTAGAATATCAGAGCACTATTGAAAAGACATTGGCTGAAGCTGCGGAGTTGTTTGCTCGAGGGAACAAGAAGACGTTAACAGACCAAAAGAAAGCCTGTGAAGAGATTCTTGGCCTAGCCAAGAACAACATTATTAGTGATCATATGACAGAAGACAACGAACTACTTCTCGATGAATCTGAGAAAGGCAATAGATCCAAAGGATCAATATTGTATCGGGCAAGCCTATTGGCGAATCTGTTGATAAGCAGCCAGGATGGAAATACAAGATGGGACAGACTTTTTAATGTGTGGATGGAGAGGCTACTGGAGATAGCAAAATGGAGCAGCCCAAATTTCCATGCTCAAAATCTGGGCCAAGGGGGGGAATTCCTGAGTTTAGTGTGGTTATTAATGGCTCATTTAGGAAGTGGAACGCAATATCAAGTTAAGGAGGGATCTAGCTTGTTGGAACCATCCTGGCTCCAGCCTTTTCCATTCCTCCCCCAGTACGACACTGAATAG
- the LOC107859723 gene encoding protein TRIGALACTOSYLDIACYLGLYCEROL 2, chloroplastic: MAGNALVHVSTTNSTMFPIIPSRKNVLGNRFLCIKTPINPKNQVFTVKSMAGRSQEQEREQQQQQQQQQPASSSSEQKGPLSVILEVPKNIWKRTMRPLSDFGFGKRSIWEGGVGLFVVSGTVLLALSLAWLRGYQLRSRFRKYLAVLEFEQACGICTGTPVRIRGVNVGNVIRVNPSLRNVEAVIEVDDDKIIIPRNSLVEVNQSGLIMETMIDITPRDPIPIPSAGPLDPDCIKEGLIVCDRQKIKGQQGVSLDELVGIFTRLGREAEEIGLSNTYALAQRALNVVEEARPLLTKIKAMAEDVQPMLADVRDSGLLKEVDSLTRSLALVTEDIRRVHSTVMTPENTELIRKSIYTLVFTLKNVESISSDILGFTGDEATRRNLKMLIKSLSRLL, encoded by the exons aTGGCTGGAAATGCTTTAGTTCATGTATCAACAACAAATTCTACTATGTTTCCCATCATACCCAGTAGAAAAAACGTGTTGGGTAATcgttttttatgtataaaaacacCAATCAATCCTAAAAATCAAGTCTTTACAGTGAAATCAATGGCGGGTCGTAGTCAAGAACAAGAACgagagcaacaacaacaacaacaacaacaacaacccgcATCGTCTTCATCGGAGCAGAAAGGTCCGCTTTCTGTCATATTAGAGGTTCCAAAGAATATATGGAAGCGAACTATGCGTCCATTGAGTGATTTTGGGTTTGGGAAAAGGAGCATTTGGGAAGGTGGGGTTGGGTTGTTTGTTGTTTCGGGTACGGTGTTGTTGGCACTAAGTTTGGCTTGGTTGAGAGGGTATCAGTTGCGGTCTAGGTTCAGGAAGTACTTAGCTGTGCTTGAGTTTGAGCAGGCTTGTGGAATTTGTACTGGCACACCTGTTAGAATTAGAGGAGTAAATGTTGGTAATGTGATTCGCGTTAATCCTTCATTGAGAAATGTTGAGGCTGTTATTGAG GTTGATGATGATAAGATAATTATCCCTCGAAACTCATTAGTTGAGGTGAACCAATCTGGTCTTATCATGGAGACCATGATTGATATCACACCTCGAGATCCCATCCCAATACCTTCTGCAGGGCCCCTGGATCCAGATTGTATTAAGGAGGGTCTGATTGTTTGCGACAGGCAAAAGATAAAAGGACAACAAGGGGTTAGTTTAGATGAATTGGTTGGTATATTCACACGTCTTGGCCGTGAAGCAGAAGAAATTGGTTTGTCGAATACCTATGCTTTGGCTCAGAGAGCTCTAAATGTTGTTGAGGAGGCACGACCGCTGCTTACAAAG ATTAAAGCCATGGCTGAGGATGTCCAACCTATGCTAGCTGATGTTCGTGATAGTGGCTTGCTGAAGGAAGTTGATAGTTTAACCCGAAGCTTGGCACTAGTAACTGAGGATATAAG GAGAGTGCACTCCACGGTCATGACTCCTGAGAACACTGAATTGATACGAAAGTCCATATATACGCTGGTCTTCACTTTGAAGAATGTTGAG AGCATTAGCTCCGACATTTTGGGATTCACTGGTGATGAAGCTACTCGGCGCAATTTGAAAATGCTTATCAAATCGCTGAGCAGGCTATTGTAA
- the LOC107859721 gene encoding uncharacterized protein LOC107859721 isoform X2: MAKSMRSKREKRLRAIRREIVATEPTVLKKEAAKLAAQEAALAAPKLVVKSPFTSMSMDTSASTSNNDNKMGLISQEYGMIEEECNI, encoded by the exons atggcgAAGTCAATGAGATCAAAGAGGGAAAAGAGGCTGAGAGCCATAAGGAGAGAGATAGTTGCAACTGAGCCAACTGTCCTCAAGAAAGAAGCAGCTAAATTGGCTGCCCAAGAAGCTGCCCTTGCTGCCCCTAAACTTGTTGTCAAGTCTCCCTTTACCTCCATGTCTATGGATACTTCTGCCTCTACTTCTAACAACGACAATAAAATGG GTTTGATTTCTCAAGAGTATGGCATGATAGAGGAAGAATGTAACATATAG
- the LOC107858260 gene encoding probable pectinesterase/pectinesterase inhibitor 46, translated as MSLPSANDQENVASRKKTIKRITIIAVSSIVFVGCIVAAVVGIKLGKNNGNSSASNSNSFSTAIKAVCDITLYPQSCYNSLGPLAKSKDLNPQDIYKLSVQVAVDELSRASDVFFNLPELKNISDPMAVKALDSCHDLLSLALDSLNESLSIPKKSLREAFADLKTRLSAAGTYQQTCIDGLGSAAPAFASVASHNFKNSGESTSNGLSIIDNIDQSIQNSAESIDRIGQIGRRRLLMDFDGDFPSWMSSKDRKLLQSSKGNDNLKVDVVVARDGSGDFTNIGEALNVVPEKSKKRFVIYVKKGIYVENVRVEKTKWNVMMIGDGMDATIVSGSLNFVDGTPTFQTATFAVFGKGFIARDMGFRNTAGAAKHQAVALMSTADLSVFYRCKFDAYQDTLYSHSNRQFYRECNIYGTVDFIFGNSAVVFQNCNILPKKPMPGQQNTITAQGKIDPNQNTGIAIQNCTVWPSANLTGVSTFLGRPWKNYSTTVYMNTMMAGFIDPKGWLPWVGTTAPDTIYYVEYRNFGPGAVTKNRVNWKGLKLNITSKEANKFSVKQFIQGDKWLPSTDVAFKKDI; from the exons ATGTCCCTTCCTAGTGCAAATGATCAAGAAAATGTTGCTTCTCGAAAAAAAACAATCAAGAGGATCACCATTATTGCAGTTTCCTCTATAGTATTTGTTGGTTGTATAGTGGCTGCTGTAGTTGGAATAAAACTTGGCAAAAACAATGGTAATTCATCAGCCAGCAATTCCAATTCTTTTTCCACAGCCATTAAGGCTGTTTGTGACATAACATTGTACCCTCAATCATGTTACAACAGCCTTGGCCCTCTAGCCAAATCAAAAGACCTTAACCCTCAAGACATTTACAAATTATCCGTCCAAGTTGCTGTTGACGAGTTGTCAAGAGCATCGGATGTGTTCTTCAATTTACCAGAATTGAAGAACATTTCCGATCCTATGGCTGTTAAAGCCCTAGATAGTTGTCATGATCTTCTTTCACTTGCATTGGATAGCCTGAATGAATCACTTTCCATACCAAAAAAGTCGTTAAGAGAGGCCTTTGCTGACCTCAAGACGAGGTTGAGTGCTGCTGGAACTTACCAGCAAACATGCATAGATGGTTTAGGTAGTGCAGCTCCTGCATTTGCTAGTGTTGCTTCACATAACTTTAAGAATTCAGGGGAATCTACTAGTAACGGCTTGTCCATTATTGATAACATTGATCAATCTATTCAGAATTCAGCGGAGTCCATTGATCGCATAGGACAGATTGGGAGAAGGCGTCttttgatggattttgatggTGATTTTCCTAGCTGGATGAGTTCAAAAGATAGGAAACTGCTTCAATCTTCAAAGGGGAATGATAACTTGAAGGTGGATGTTGTGGTGGCTAGAGATGGGAGTGGGGATTTTACCAATATTGGTGAGGCACTTAATGTTGTGCCTGAGAAGAGTAAAAAGAGATTTGTGATATATGTGAAGAAGGGTATTTATGTTGAGAATGTTAGGGTTGAGAAGACTAAATGGAATGTTATGATGATTGGTGATGGCATGGATGCTACTATTGTTTCTGGTTCTCTTAACTTTGTAGATGGAACTCCCACTTTCCAAACAGCAACTTTTG CTGTGTTTGGTAAGGGATTTATCGCTCGTGACATGGGATTCCGCAACACAGCAGGTGCAGCAAAGCATCAAGCAGTGGCCCTAATGTCCACTGCTGATCTCTCAGTCTTTTACCGCTGCAAATTCGATGCGTATCAAGACACACTCTACTCGCACTCCAATCGCCAATTCTACAGAGAATGCAATATCTATGGCACTGTAGACTTCATATTTGGTAACTCAGCAGTTGTTTTCCAGAACTGCAACATACTGCCCAAGAAACCAATGCCTGGCCAACAAAACACAATCACAGCTCAAGGCAAAATCGACCCTAATCAGAACACTGGAATTGCTATTCAGAATTGCACTGTTTGGCCATCAGCTAACCTTACGGGAGTAAGTACTTTCTTGGGTAGGCCATGGAAGAACTACTCCACCACTGTTTACATGAATACAATGATGGCCGGTTTCATTGATCCTAAAGGGTGGTTACCTTGGGTGGGTACGACAGCACCAGACACTATTTACTATGTTGAATACAGAAACTTTGGCCCAGGGGCTGTGACTAAAAATAGAGTCAACTGGAAGGGATTGAAACTGAATATTACTAGTAAAGAAGCTAACAAGTTCTCTGTTAAGCAGTTCATTCAGGGTGACAAATGGCTCCCATCAACAGACGTCGCCTTCAAGAAGGATATCTAA
- the LOC107859721 gene encoding uncharacterized protein LOC107859721 isoform X1 codes for MAKSMRSKREKRLRAIRREIVATEPTVLKKEAAKLAAQEAALAAPKLVVKSPFTSMSMDTSASTSNNDNKMDVEMADGSQRTKFLKPLGKKMKKKLKIAKKKNHGKGKIRKKNI; via the exons atggcgAAGTCAATGAGATCAAAGAGGGAAAAGAGGCTGAGAGCCATAAGGAGAGAGATAGTTGCAACTGAGCCAACTGTCCTCAAGAAAGAAGCAGCTAAATTGGCTGCCCAAGAAGCTGCCCTTGCTGCCCCTAAACTTGTTGTCAAGTCTCCCTTTACCTCCATGTCTATGGATACTTCTGCCTCTACTTCTAACAACGACAATAAAATGG ATGTGGAGATGGCTGATGGCAGTCAaagaacaaaatttttaaaacctcttggaaagaaaatgaaaaagaagctTAAAATAGCTAAGAAGAAGAATCATGGCAAGGGAAAGATCAGGAAGAAGAATATTTGA